The following coding sequences are from one Diabrotica virgifera virgifera chromosome 2, PGI_DIABVI_V3a window:
- the LOC126879766 gene encoding 40S ribosomal protein S9-like — protein sequence EDDKEKHRLFEGNALLRRLVRIGVLDENRMKLDYVLGLKIENFLERRLQTQVFKSGLAKSIHHARVLIRQRHIRVRKQVVNISSFIVRLDSQKHIDFSLKSPLGGGRPGRVKRKNLTKKSGGGGAAEEEED from the coding sequence gaagatgacaaagaaaaacacaggttgTTTGAAGGTAATGCACTCCTACGTCGTTTGGTTCGTATTGGAGTACTAGATGAAAACAGAATGAAGCTCGATTACGTATTGGGTCTCAAGATTGAAAATTTCTTGGAAAGACGTCTGCAAACACAAGTCTTCAAATCTGGTCTAGCTAAGTCAATCCATCATGCTAGGGTATTGATCAGACAACGACACATTCGGGTCCGCAAACAAGTTGTGAACATTTCCTCATTCATCGTCCGTTTGGATTCACAAAAACACATCGACTTCTCTCTGAAATCACCTTTGGGAGGCGGTCGTCCAGGACGTGTTAAGAGGAAGAACCTCACCAAGAAGAGCGGTGGTGGAGGTGCAGctgaagaagaggaagactaa